Below is a window of Komagataella phaffii GS115 chromosome 1, complete sequence DNA.
TCACGTAATAGGGGTATTATAATCTTCAAAACCATTTCTTGTGTCGGTCTCAATTTTCGATCTAACCAGAGCCTATACTCATCATAACTTAAACCTTCTGGTGCTTTTAGATTAAACCGTTGAATAAGCTTGCTTACAAACTCAACCTCCCTGAACATAGACTTAAATGTTAAAAGGAAGGTATGTCTGATCATAACATCCTCGTTGGCAGAACTAGTTAAATAATCAAGGAGTCCATCCTTCGAGCCGCCCTTCAATGTCTTATTACTATTATAGATGAGTTCCTTCTCTCTGGTAGAAGAGCTCAAAAACCATGGCTCAAACTCAGATCCTGGTACATGAATATCCCatccttccaaaacttcctCAGTGCTACTTGCTTGGGACATCTGGTTATTTCCAATATTGGATCCACTATCGTTCAAAGTAGGAAGGAAATTCAAACCATCAATCATAGACCTTGCCGTATAGTTAAGTAAAATTTGCTTTTCCTCCAAAAGCTGAGAACAAAGCTCAATTATTATCATTAGTCTGTTCTGAATATTACCTATAGTAATTGGCATTTTCCTCAATGGATCAAAATGAATAGAAGTAGATGACGCAAAGATCTCTCTatctttgattctttttgCAAGTCTAGCAGCCAATCTGGTTGTCAAATCAGGTGAGTCAAGTAAAGTTTCTAAGTCATCTTCTCTCAGTGCCAGAAACGACTCGGTGTCATCAAGAGTTAAAGACTGTACATCAAGGACAATATCACTGAAAAGATTAAACAAAATTTGTTTAGAATCATAGAATTCTGTCACAAGCCCAAATGAAGCCTTAAAAAACGTTTCACAAACTAAAAACGCTTCACTCGTCGAGGTTTGGTCATGACTATCAGCATCCCGAGTGccattatcttcaaatctcGAGCTGTCGCCATTTTTTGGGACTCTCTTAGCCTGAGTATAATCATTATCCCCTTGACTGCTTTGATCCGCATCTTTGCTCCTCTTCAAGGTTCTTAAAGTATCTCCAAAAGTTCTCTTCAACTCCTTGAATAATGAGAAATCTAGCTCGTCCAGGTAATTGAGGAATTTTGACATCAACGGAATGAGACTATGAGCAATTGTAGCAACGTCAACAGTAATATCATAATAATGTTTGTAACGACTACAATTCGGAGGCGTTTCAGATTTTAGGCTCCTCAGGATGTCTTGGAAAATAAAGTTCAAATCCTTTGAGATCATTTCCAAATCGATAGCTGTCCTTTCATTCAGAGGTCTTGTATGTTTTGTACGCAGTGCTCTCAGGACATTGGGTGTAGAATCGGACGTATTGGAGGTAACCGATGAGCCAGGAGATGAATCTAATTCCTCCTGGAAAATGTTTGGAGGGGGATCCACAAAATAAACAGACCAGTTAGCTGCCTCAAAcccattttgaaaaaaccTTGGATATATTTGTGGTAGAAAAGTTGCGTCTGAAATCTGTCTCAAAATCTGAATGGTGTCCTTCACTCGCTCAGATAAAATAGCACGGTTCACTTCAGCTTTTCGCAGATATAGGCTTGGCTCAAATTTGAGGGTAGAGCCCGTCGTAtgtttttcattcaatCTGTCAATAATCTCATGTGCATATTCCGAATTGCTTTTCTCTAAATTATCGGTCAGGGAGGTCTTATTCACCatgtctttcaaattgcCCATATAGTTTGGAGAATCCTCAAAGgctgaaaaatgaagattTCCATTGACAGTCAATTGGGTCAACATGCTGGtgatcttcttcagtttgaaTGAGACATTCTTTAAAGAATCTGTCTTTGCAATCTTGCTTTGTTTGAGCCTCGTGATCAGCTGCAACAACGTCACCAGTAAGCTAGTACGCATCAAATTGATTGTGAACTCTTTTTTGGACCCTTGTAATAGACTATCAATTGTTGCCTCGGAAGCAGATGTAAATGCTGCCAAAAACTGATCCCAGGTTTTTATATCAGTTGGATTAGAATAGAAATATCCAGGTAGATTGAGTAAGCCTGAATCAGGTTTCACAAACTGGACAGAACGCTTCTTTTGCCTGAATTGAAAACTCGAATTGGAATTAGTCAGGGAATCTTGTCTAGCTGCAAAGTCATGCGTCTGGTGATAGGCAGGTCCTCTCGATGAGCCATCATATTCCACAGGTTCGATGACGTTTGATGAAGTCTTGTATGGTAGTGCAACTTCTCCGACTGGTCCTTGATGTGTCATCGGAAGCTCAGAACAACATATATCCAATACTTCAGAGTAATAAAGGAGCACGTTCTTGGCGTTGAATACAGGCATCCAAGTCAGCGTCTCGTTGGTAGGATGGTCTTCAAGATATGATTCCAATTCAGCCAGATTGAACACTTTCGAACCCGAATGGTTACTTGAAGCATCCCTACTATTCTCTGATACTATGGAGGGTCTCTTGGGTCCTTGAGTATTATTGCTGGAGACTGCCTCCAGACTGTTGGACGAAACAAAACTTACCGTACTGCTATGCCTCGATTTGTTGCctttgttttcaaagtcatcaatgtttttcaaaattgactTCGGCAAGTTTATATGTGGTTTATTAGTAGCTGTCATTAGATTGTTACTAACTCGATTAGTGTTTGCATCAACTGAAGGAAGAGAAGACTTGACGTGATTGGACGGGAACCAGCCCCTGATAATCTTAGAATCTTCCATGACCATCAATCCATCCCACCATCCAGATGGCAGCTTGTTGAGGACATGCACTACCTGGCCTTCAACCAGTGAAAGAGTATTATTGCTGTTACTGGggaaactcttttgaacaaccACGACATCAATCGGTTTGATTAAGCGTGGGAACTGAGCATCTGGTGCAATCTCGTCGTACATAGCCGAGATTGAAGTAATTGCTGGCAGTATATATTTTAGCTGATGGTATAGGTGAACAATTAAGTTTGAGGTAACAATAGGTTCGCATAAAATCCACTACGGGCGATTAATAACGTAATCAATCAGACTCACTTCATTTGAGGAAAATaactaaaaaaaaaaatctccGATGCCGGGAGTCGAACCCGGGTCTGCCCGGTGAAAGCGGACCGTGCTAGCCGTTACACTACATCGGAAGCCAACGTGTTGGAAGGTGCTGACTATAATAAGTGGTAAGTTTTGGGGTTTCATCATTAGTTAACAATTCAACTATTAACCGCACAAATTACCTACTTCTCTAACTTTTGTACAAAAAAAAGTAGCAGAAACTGTATGTAATTTTCCTTAACTAGAAAGAAATGTTCTGGACACCCATAaagtattcttcaaatctttggtgAATTTCAGAGTACTACAGATCCGAATTACCTAATCAACAATTTAAGCTACAATTGAGCAGATTCAACATCTTTACTTTTCTGCTCATGTCTCCCCAAGtgaaaagaggaaaataAAGATAAATAACTAGTAGCTCAATGTGGTCAAAGCATCCTAAACCGGAAATATTTACTGTTTTATAATCTGTCACAATGAGAGGCGTTTTTTACTCAAGCTCACATCTTCTGCCCATCATCTATCAAATTGCATATGCTCGAAACTGTGAagttatttttttcttctctctaaACGTTTAAGccaatctctttcaaatgaaagACAAAGTAGAAGGAGTTCAAGAGCTCTTTCCCGAATTGGCGAATGCCATAAGGATAGCTACAGCTATAGAGGCTCAGGATATTAAGTTTTATGAATCTTTGGATAAATCGTTGGAAGCATCTGTGACGGAATCGAGTAAGAAACTGATCTCTCTTACAAATAAAATACTTACATGTTTGAATGCTAAAACGCTCAAATATGACCCTTCTAATATTGACACTGATTATACAGAGATTACAAATGGCCTGGATAGTCTGTGCGAAAGAGTGGACATTCTTTTAGATAAAGCAAGTAAACCTAGTAGTACGAATGATgtcaaatatttggaagacAGTATCAGCAAAGATCAGGCTAGCAGAAAATCAAGCAAAGACATGATCAAGCCTCAAATCGAATATAATTACCCCATTGACAACACAGAGTCTAATCCTTTCAGGCCTCTACTCAATCAAAAGTATAATAGTGTAGTGCCGTTCGAAGAGGTCCATAAACTTGTCCCGGAGACTGATGACAATCCGCAACACCATAACCACCCTTatgaatttgaaattaaTAGCCAGGAATATCCAAAAtggattttggaaagaagagagCCGATTGTGAATCAGCCTTGGGAGTCGACTACTGCAATTTATGTGGAGACAGAGCAACAAGTCGGAGACATGATAGATACGCTAAGTAAAGCAGATGTCATCGCAGTGGACTTGGAGCATCATGATCTTCGTACTTATTACGGTTTGGTGTGCTTGATGCAAATCAGTACTCGAAACCAGGATTACATTGTTGATACGCTAAAGTTAAGATTCAAACTACAACCCTTGAATAAAGTTTTTACAGACCCCTCTATCGTCAAAGTATTTCATGGAGCATTCATGGATATAATTTGGCTACAAAGAGACCTTGGTCTTTACGTAGTCAGTTTGTTTGATACTTTTCATGCGTCAAAGCTGCTAGGATTTCCTAAGCACAGTTTGGCTTACCTATTAGAAACATATGCAAAGTTCAAGACATCTAAGAAGTACCAACTTGCAGACTGGCGAGTGAGACCATTAACTAAACCATTACTAGCATACGCGAGGTCAGACACCCATTTTCTGTTGTACATTTTTGACCAGTTGAATAATATGCTGATAGAAAGTGGAAAACTTTCTCAAGTTTTGTATGATTCTCGTCAAGTTGCCTTGCGAAGGTTCGAGTATACAAAGTTCAGACCTAACTTTCCTACCCCATTGGTTGTGTCTCCCTTAAATGATCGAAAGGAACCTTGGAAGCAACTTCTTTATCTCTACAATATTCCACGATCAAGACAACCTGTTTTTATCGCATTGTATAACTGGAGAGATGAGATTGCTCGTGAAGATGATGAGTCTACAAGATATGTCCTTCCTAACCAATTGTTGGCGACTATCACAAGTATCAGCCCTACCGATGTTTCCAGTTTGATGTCCTGCTCAAACATAAGAACTCCttacttgaagaaatacGCCACTGAGTTAGTGGAAATTATCAAAAGCACGTTGAAAGAAGGGGCTGAGAACCAGGATGTCAAGTCTCTTACTAGTAATGGTatagaaaaaaaagcaGAGAATGTCGATTATCAGACAGTTTTGAATTCTGATAGATTATACTCCCATCTAATGGACAGCCAAAAACAGTTAGACAATGAAGCACTGAACTTGCTCATCCAGGATTCTAGGATATTACTGCATTCATCCAACGTTGCAGTATcttattcaaagaataaTGTCAGTGAAGAATCGCTAGATGAACGTGGCACTAGTCAGGTACTGAAGATTCTTGCACCCCAAGCGCTAGTTGTAAGTGAATCGGAGAACGAGGAGGAGGAAGTCAAGACTCCAGAAACGAAGGCTGAACCAGAGAAAGAGGATCCAAGAGAAGTGATTGTTTTAAATAGAAGTGCAAGGTCGAAACCACAACCAGTTGTACCAGAGGTAGATGATCAACCACCATTAGATTTTGCAGGAGCAGATAAAGTGATGCTAGAGATAGAGCCCAGGAAAAAGCCCAAGCAATCACGCAAGAAACGTAGTTTTGATCCTTATGCGCAGAGCAATAAAGATCCACATCCTGAACCTAAGAAACACGCTAAGTTCAATGAGAATCGAAGTGCTGTCTTTAAGAAGTAGAGCTTAACATGGTTCCCTTCCCCACTTACATAGAGAAAACATCATAATCAAATAATTAACATTATTTCCAAATGGGGTAATATCCAACAGAAGATGACCTTTTCCGTAGTACGGATTTCTTTAACCGTTCCCCAATCCAATCGCGCCTGGTTGTAATCAGCTTAAGCGCAGATAAATAGCAAATGATTTCTCTGTTCTGGACTCAAATACAGATCATATTTGCAAGATGAAAACGTTTAATGCGATGTATAGCAACAGGTTTGCTTCCCAATTCCGTCGGTTGTTATCGATCCAAACTGCATCCACACCGAATGACAACGCTCTAAAGTTTATCACAAAAGGCGTTCGTCTTTTACCACCCCATATTCAGAAGTCAACTATAGAAATAGATGATTTGGCCTCGGCCACAGAGAAGTCTCCCCTGGCTCTCCAATTGTTTAAAGTACCGGGCGTTAAGAGCATCCTCATAGGAGATGATTTCATCACGGTCAATAAGGTGGACGAAAAACTTAGTA
It encodes the following:
- a CDS encoding Membrane bound guanine nucleotide exchange factor (GEF or GDP-release factor), producing the protein MYDEIAPDAQFPRLIKPIDVVVVQKSFPSNSNNTLSLVEGQVVHVLNKLPSGWWDGLMVMEDSKIIRGWFPSNHVKSSLPSVDANTNRVSNNLMTATNKPHINLPKSILKNIDDFENKGNKSRHSSTVSFVSSNSLEAVSSNNTQGPKRPSIVSENSRDASSNHSGSKVFNLAELESYLEDHPTNETLTWMPVFNAKNVLLYYSEVLDICCSELPMTHQGPVGEVALPYKTSSNVIEPVEYDGSSRGPAYHQTHDFAARQDSLTNSNSSFQFRQKKRSVQFVKPDSGLLNLPGYFYSNPTDIKTWDQFLAAFTSASEATIDSLLQGSKKEFTINLMRTSLLVTLLQLITRLKQSKIAKTDSLKNVSFKLKKITSMLTQLTVNGNLHFSAFEDSPNYMGNLKDMVNKTSLTDNLEKSNSEYAHEIIDRLNEKHTTGSTLKFEPSLYLRKAEVNRAILSERVKDTIQILRQISDATFLPQIYPRFFQNGFEAANWSVYFVDPPPNIFQEELDSSPGSSVTSNTSDSTPNVLRALRTKHTRPLNERTAIDLEMISKDLNFIFQDILRSLKSETPPNCSRYKHYYDITVDVATIAHSLIPLMSKFLNYLDELDFSLFKELKRTFGDTLRTLKRSKDADQSSQGDNDYTQAKRVPKNGDSSRFEDNGTRDADSHDQTSTSEAFLVCETFFKASFGLVTEFYDSKQILFNLFSDIVLDVQSLTLDDTESFLALREDDLETLLDSPDLTTRLAARLAKRIKDREIFASSTSIHFDPLRKMPITIGNIQNRLMIIIELCSQLLEEKQILLNYTARSMIDGLNFLPTLNDSGSNIGNNQMSQASSTEEVLEGWDIHVPGSEFEPWFLSSSTREKELIYNSNKTLKGGSKDGLLDYLTSSANEDVMIRHTFLLTFKSMFREVEFVSKLIQRFNLKAPEGLSYDEYRLWLDRKLRPTQEMVLKIIIPLLRDYWNVHYYSPKLMRILDQFATSLARTSFFKEGQTIKELVKKVAKLSIDAGPDEPTNNSHLPIIHTDNPPPPPILPKSSSIRKLKLKEIHSREVARQLTIMQYRYFAKINQMELLSRCWNAKKYGSIGSSPNITKFINDCNRLTHFTSYMILRKKNDIKKRAEYIGYFIRVANECRSMRNFSTMTAIISALGSTKISRLKKTWKLVPEQEISIYQSIDALMSIERNYGEYRSILMNVSSEPCVPFLGVFLSDLRFMADGNSDYLKNVKTNKLDKKLINFEKRYRIATLVTDAQKFTQIPPNFQEVKEIQDLIERLSENCPTEDELYELSLQIEPRLTVSQVMNKSN
- a CDS encoding Exonuclease component of the nuclear exosome codes for the protein MKDKVEGVQELFPELANAIRIATAIEAQDIKFYESLDKSLEASVTESSKKLISLTNKILTCLNAKTLKYDPSNIDTDYTEITNGLDSLCERVDILLDKASKPSSTNDVKYLEDSISKDQASRKSSKDMIKPQIEYNYPIDNTESNPFRPLLNQKYNSVVPFEEVHKLVPETDDNPQHHNHPYEFEINSQEYPKWILERREPIVNQPWESTTAIYVETEQQVGDMIDTLSKADVIAVDLEHHDLRTYYGLVCLMQISTRNQDYIVDTLKLRFKLQPLNKVFTDPSIVKVFHGAFMDIIWLQRDLGLYVVSLFDTFHASKLLGFPKHSLAYLLETYAKFKTSKKYQLADWRVRPLTKPLLAYARSDTHFLLYIFDQLNNMLIESGKLSQVLYDSRQVALRRFEYTKFRPNFPTPLVVSPLNDRKEPWKQLLYLYNIPRSRQPVFIALYNWRDEIAREDDESTRYVLPNQLLATITSISPTDVSSLMSCSNIRTPYLKKYATELVEIIKSTLKEGAENQDVKSLTSNGIEKKAENVDYQTVLNSDRLYSHLMDSQKQLDNEALNLLIQDSRILLHSSNVAVSYSKNNVSEESLDERGTSQVLKILAPQALVVSESENEEEEVKTPETKAEPEKEDPREVIVLNRSARSKPQPVVPEVDDQPPLDFAGADKVMLEIEPRKKPKQSRKKRSFDPYAQSNKDPHPEPKKHAKFNENRSAVFKK